In Lolium rigidum isolate FL_2022 chromosome 7, APGP_CSIRO_Lrig_0.1, whole genome shotgun sequence, the DNA window TGACTCCAGTTGTAAATGCTATGAGTTAAGGTACCAAAGGAATCACAAAGCTGCTGCTTAATTCGTGTGACCTTGTAGCGCTATCTAGAATCTCTGTTTGATAATTTCATAGATATTTCTTAATTTTCTTGCATAAGCCATGTTATTTGCTGGAGAATTGCGATCCTGGATTTGAGTTAGATGGAAACTATATTGAGATTTAGGGTCCCCTCTTGTTTTACCCATGATTGGTTTATGAACGGACCATTCCGCTAAATTTGTTTAATCTTGTATGTTGTTGGTGTAGCTCTAAAATCTTAACTGCATGGTAGTATGCTAGACTACAAATAACTCATGGTTGTAGGGTGTCCCGTTCATCACCTATATCATGTTTATCAAAGTAATACTGAAAAAATAGGTATACATTCTTGAAAAAATGATTACACACTGTTGGGATTGCTTGCTCactatattttttttttcatttacatAGTGTAACAGATTGATGTCAATAATTCGTGATACCAGGTTAACACGGGATGCTAATCTTGCTGGAACTGGATCCACTGACTTGGTCTTGCTGAACTGTGAGAACCACTCGAGATCATGTCATGGTTCACAATGGTCATAAAAAATTACAAAAGCTTAGCAAAAATATCTGGCTAATACTATCTGATCATATAGCACTCCTATTCCGAAGAAAACACCAAAGGCAATAAAAAAGATGACAAGATTGCCAAATTGTTTTGCTGAGGCAATGGAGACTGGACTTGCTTCTGGTAAACCGCAATGGTTTCCAACCACAGGACCACACAGTTTCGGGTTTCCATCAAAGCTAGAACTTGGAAATGTGCTAAGCTGGCCCACAGTTGGAATAGCCCCTTCTAGGTCATTATTACAAATGTTGAATCTAGAAAGGAAGTGCAGATTATTCAGTGCGGATGGAATTGTACCAGTGAGATGATTGCTGGACAAGTCGAGCACCTGGAGGTTCGTGAGGGTGCTGATAAGTCTTGGGATCTCTCCGGATAATTTATTGGAGCTCAAGTTGAGGGAAATGAGCGCTTTCAACTGGTCAATCTTTTCAGGTATCAGTCCAGTTAAGTTATTGGTACCTAGGTTCAGTACTTTAGGAAACGCACCAGGCATGAGGTACTGGATAAACGGACTCTTATTATAAACAGGCAGCTCAAAGACCATTGGTGCTGTTGCCTCTGATTCTAACATTGGCATTTCCATTAAGGCACTCGGTATTTCCCCTGTAAGGCTGTTGTTTGAGATGTCTAGATAGAAGAGGAAGTTTAGGCTGCTGATCCAGTCAGGTATTGGTCCAGTGAGTTCATTGTTGTGTAATAATAACATCCCCAAATTTGGTGTCTTTGATAACCAATCTGATCTTTTTCCAGATAGTGAACAATCATTTATAGAAAGGACCTGAAGATTCACAAAACCATCAATGCTGTCACCTTCTGGCATGGTCTCATGCAAGAAGTTGAAACCAATAAAAAGGGTGGTGAGGCTCCTGGAATCACTAAGGATCTGAAGTGTTCTTGTGATATTTGTAAGAGAGTTATTAACAAGTGACAGGAATGAGAGGGACTTCAGATTGCCAATTTTTTCTGATAGTTGACCATGGAAATGATTGTAGGATAGACGTAGTGCAGTCAGCTTGCTGCAGGAGTATATGCTTTCTGGAATGTCTCCGGTGAAGTGATTGTACAGAAGATCTATCTTTTTCAGATTGGACAGGTTTGAGAAGTTGACATTGCTAAGTTTTCCACTGAAGTAGTTGCGCTTGAGGTCAATTGTTGTGAGATCTATGCAGTTGCTCAGACCTGATGGCAGCTCCCCTGACATGTTGTTGTGGTCCAAATGCAGCTCCTCCAGTCTCGTGAGCTCACCTATTGAATCTGGAATTTTTCCACTGATCTCATTTCCTCCAAGATCAAGGATGACCAGATTTGTGAGCTTCATTATGCCATTGAGTGGTCCTTCCAAATGATTGTTAGGTAAAGAGAGGTGCTCTAATGAGGTAACATTGAAAAGCTCCTT includes these proteins:
- the LOC124672978 gene encoding tyrosine-sulfated glycopeptide receptor 1-like; translated protein: MQPLSHIHRNKFPTHFFGLALVLLVSLASPTSSCTEQQKSSLLQLLAGLSREGGLTASWRSDMDCCSWEGITCSPNRTVTDVSLASRGLEGPISPFLGNLTGLLRLNLSGNLLSGGLPLELVSSSSIIVLDVSFNRLTGGLHELPSSTPVRPLQVLNISSNLFTGRFPTMTWEVMKSLVVLNASTNSFTGQIPTTPCVSAPSFAVLELSFNQFSGNIPQGLINCTVMKLFSAGYKNLSGTLPKELFNVTSLEHLSLPNNHLEGPLNGIMKLTNLVILDLGGNEISGKIPDSIGELTRLEELHLDHNNMSGELPSGLSNCIDLTTIDLKRNYFSGKLSNVNFSNLSNLKKIDLLYNHFTGDIPESIYSCSKLTALRLSYNHFHGQLSEKIGNLKSLSFLSLVNNSLTNITRTLQILSDSRSLTTLFIGFNFLHETMPEGDSIDGFVNLQVLSINDCSLSGKRSDWLSKTPNLGMLLLHNNELTGPIPDWISSLNFLFYLDISNNSLTGEIPSALMEMPMLESEATAPMVFELPVYNKSPFIQYLMPGAFPKVLNLGTNNLTGLIPEKIDQLKALISLNLSSNKLSGEIPRLISTLTNLQVLDLSSNHLTGTIPSALNNLHFLSRFNICNNDLEGAIPTVGQLSTFPSSSFDGNPKLCGPVVGNHCGLPEASPVSIASAKQFGNLVIFFIAFGVFFGIGVLYDQIVLARYFC